A single window of Nicotiana sylvestris chromosome 5, ASM39365v2, whole genome shotgun sequence DNA harbors:
- the LOC138869383 gene encoding uncharacterized protein, translating into MERYRARIGLAQAVVNVSNKIWAFIDDIFEVTILYIMTQQLTLRLMHSETHVELILTLVYAKCDRTERIELWDTLYAMASNITVPWLVGGDFNMIWDEEEKYGGLPVSLIEAFLGLEITHLSKIGSDHCPMLLKCDIETPPIKKSFRFLNFWTKHETFKDVVKENWNADFSANSFCIFNYKLKKFKQALSTWSRATCGDIFQKIASLEEVVLVHERQFEVNPTQMNRQRLKQVQAEMIKYLALEEEFWRQKASMSWFKDGDRNTKFFHTQVNGRRKRLKLSRIQNSLGNWIEEDHLIAEEAIKFYKDQFTETAVPNDFDILNHVPSMLDSDQHERLMALPSNEEVKKAVMGLNGDSVGGPDGFTGAF; encoded by the exons ATGGAGAGGTATAGAGCAAGAATTGGTTTGGCACAGGCTGTGGTGAATGTATCAAACAAGATTTGggcttttattgatgatatttttgaGGTTACTATTTTATATATCATGACTCAACAGCTGACTTTGAGATTAATGCACTCTGAAACACATGTTGAGCTCATCCTTACACTAGTCTATGCCAAATGTGATCGCACTGAAAGAATAGAACTATGGGATACGTTGTATGCAATGGCATCAAATATAACGGTACCTTGGCTAGTTGGAGGCGACTTTAATATGATATGGGATGAGGAAGAGAAATACGGGGGCTTGCCAGTTTCTCTCATTGAA GCATTTCTTGGATTGGAGATAACTCACCTATCCAAAATTGGGTCTGATCATTGCCCAATGCTGCTGAAATGTGATATAGAAACTCCTCCAATTAAGAAGTCATTCAGATTTCTTAACTTCTGGACAAAGCATGAAACATTCAAAGATGTAGTAAAGGAGAATTGGAATGCTGATTTTAGTGCTAACTCTTTCTGCATTTTTAACTACAAGTTAAAGAAGTTTAAACAAGCACTATCTACCTGGAGCAGAGCTACATGTGGGGATATATTCCAGAAGATTGCAAGCCTTGAGGAGGTGGTCTTGGTTCATGAAAGACAATTTGAAGTCAATCCTACACAGATGAATAGACAAAGATTAAAACAGGTCCAAGCTGAAATGATTAAATATCTTGCATTAGAAGAAGAATTCTGGAGACAAAAAGCTAGCATGTCATGGTTCAAAGATGGCGATAGAAACACTAAATTCTTCCACACTCAAGTTAATGGGAGAAGGAAGAGACTGAAATTATCAAGGATCCAAAATAGCCTTGGTAACTGGATCGAAGAAGATCACTTAATAGCAGAAGAAGCAATAAAGTTCTACAAGGATCAATTTACTGAGACTGCAGTTCCAAATGATTTTGACATTCTAAATCATGTACCTTCAATGCTAGATAGTGATCAACATGAAAGATTGATGGCCTTGCCTTCCAATGAAGAAGTGAAGAAAGCAGTTATGGGGTTGAATGGGGACTCAGTTGGTGGACCGGATGGATTCACTGGAGCCTTTTAA
- the LOC138869382 gene encoding uncharacterized protein, which produces MVAVLCSWQASRFLLPSLGVSSHNYSWTGRERRFVAGLHSGIMANMAREVEIRTPYKLVVEIARRIECYRLRGREQIFGSREFVDVFPSDLSGMPPDRDIDFCIDLSPGAQPVSIPPYRMAPKELELKEQLEELLAKGFVRPSIKARQFDDPHLVVLRETTLQGSAKEVSIGDDGVLRLQGHLCVPNVGVLRERILDEAHSSRYSIHPGATKMYRDLRQHYWWRRMKKDIVEYVIEALSSLLISGELFRWDQFLPLAEFAYNNSYQSSIEMAPFEALYGRRCRSPIGWFDPGEAKLYGKDLVQDALDKVKLIQERLRTTQSRQKSYADQKARDVSFMVGEKVLLKVSPMKCIIIPFEVLRRVGEVSYELSLPPSLLRVHPVFHVSMLQRYHADLSHVLDFSTIQLDESLGYKEEPVAIIDRHDR; this is translated from the exons atggtggcagtcctatgttcttggcaggctAGCAGGTttctcctcccatcacttggAGTCAGTTCACACAATTATTCCTggacag GGAGGGAGCGGAGGTTCGTTGCAGGGTTGCATTCTGGCATTATGGCCAACATGGCCCGGGAGGTGGAGATAAGGACTCCTTATAAGTTAGTggtggagattgctcggaggattgagtGCTACCGTCTGAGGGGTAGGGAGCAGAT TTTCGGTAGTCGGGAGTTCgtcgatgtgtttccttctgatctttctggcatgccaccagatcgtgatattgatttctgtattgacttGTCTCCAGGCGCCCAACCTGTATCTATCCCACCATACCGAATGGCTCCGAAGGAGttggagttaaaggagcagcttgaggagttgttagcaaagggatTTGTTAGACCAagt atcaaggcccgacagttcgatgatccacatttggttGTTCTTAGAGAGACAACGCTtcagggtagtgccaaggaggtttctattggtgatgatggtgttttgcgactccagggtcacctatgtgttcctaatgttggtGTCCTGAGGGAGAGGATACTAGATGAGgcacacagttcgcggtattccattcatccgggtgctacgaagatgtatcgtgacttgaggcagcattattggtggcggaggatgaagaaagacatagtggagtatgtg atagaggccctcagttcacttctcatttctggagagctgttcagg tgggatcagttcttgcctttggcagagtttgcttacaacaacagctatcagtccagcattgagatggctccatttgaggctttatacggtCGGCGGTGTCgctctcctatcgggtggtttgatcctggtgaggctaagttatacggtaaAGATTTggtgcaagatgccttggacaaggtaaagttgattcaggagaggcttcgtacaactcagtccagacagaagagttatgcggatcagaaggcgcgtgatgtatcattcatggttggcgagaaagtcctcttgaaagtctcgccaatgaagtgTATTATTATCCCATTTGAagtgttgagacgagttggggaggtttcttacgAGCTTTCTTTACCCCCCAGTTTATTGAGGGTTCACCCAGtctttcacgtgtctatgcttcagaggtatcatgccgacttgtcccatgtgttggactttagtactattcagttggatgagagcctaggttacaaggaggagccagttgccattattgatagacatgATCGCTAg